A genomic segment from Myxocyprinus asiaticus isolate MX2 ecotype Aquarium Trade chromosome 36, UBuf_Myxa_2, whole genome shotgun sequence encodes:
- the LOC127426674 gene encoding acyl-CoA desaturase-like has translation MPDSDVKAPLLNSDPETVEDVFDNTYKEKEGPKPPVVIVWRNVILMSLLHIGALYGLSLIPVACTLTLMWSVFCSVFSALGITAGAHRLWSHRSYKASLPLRIFLAIGNTMAFQNDIYEWTRDHRVHHKYSETDADPHNAVRGFFFAHIGWLLVRKHPDVIEKGRKLELSDLRADKVVMFQRRYYKLLVPLMCFFIPMFVPWYMWGESLWVAYFIPAVLRYTMVLNATWLVNSAAHMWGNRPYDSNINPRENKFVTFSAIGEGYHNYHHTFPYDYASSEFGWRLNLTTCFIDFMCFLGLASDRKRVSKEMVLARAQRTGDGSHRSG, from the exons ATGCCTGATTCGGATGTTAAAGCTCCATTACTGAACTCGGATCCAGAGACAGTGGAGGACGTGTTTGATAACACATATAAAGAGAAAGAAGGCCCTAAACCACCCGTCGTCATAGTGTGGAGAAATGTCATTCTCATGAGTTTATTGCATATCGGAGCTTTGTATGGACTCTCCCTCATACCAGTTGCATGCACACTCACACTGATGTGGT CGGTCTTTTGCTCCGTGTTCAGTGCTTTGGGCATCACCGCGGGTGCTCACAGGTTGTGGAGTCACAGATCATACAAAGCGTCTTTACCTCTGCGGATCTTTCTCGCTATCGGCAACACTATGGCCTTCCAG AATGACATCTACGAATGGACACGTGATCATCGCGTTCACCACAAATACTCGGAGACGGACGCTGACCCTCACAACGCCGTGCGAGGCTTTTTCTTCGCTCACATTGGCTGGCTGCTGGTTCGCAAACATCCTGACGTCATCGAGAAGGGACGCAAGCTGGAGCTCAGTGACCTGAGGGCTGATAAAGTCGTCATGTTTCAGAGGAG GTACTACAAGCTGTTGGTGCCGTTGATGTGTTTCTTCATCCCGATGTTTGTGCCGTGGTATATGTGGGGAGAGTCGCTGTGGGTGGCATATTTCATACCTGCCGTTCTCAGGTACACGATGGTGCTAAACGCCACCTGGCTGGTGAACAGTGCTGCACACATGTGGGGCAACCGACCGTACGACAGCAACATAAACCCCAGGGAGAACAAATTCGTCACCTTCAGTGCAATAG GTGAAGGCTATCATAATTACCACCACACGTTTCCATACGACTACGCCTCCAGTGAGTTCGGCTGGAGACTCAACCTGACCACCTGCTTCATCGACTTCATGTGTTTTCTGGGTCTGGCCAGTGACCGCAAGCGTGTGTCCAAAGAGATGGTGCTCGCTCGCGCTCAGCGCACCGGAGACGGCAGTCACAGAAGTGGCTAA